Genomic segment of Triticum aestivum cultivar Chinese Spring chromosome 6A, IWGSC CS RefSeq v2.1, whole genome shotgun sequence:
ctccccctccccctccatcgcCCTTGACGTCGGcgcctgcacatcccggtgcaccaagcgcggtggcactgggagtacaTGCAGCCCCTCCCCTACCccgacgtgacgctgccgcacCATTGGCATTTGGATCCAAACCGGATCCCGGTGCCGGCGGTTCCGCAGACCCAGCAGGCGCACGTCGACGAGGTGCGCCGGCGCCGCGCGCTGCTCACGCCGGAGCAGTGTCGGCTGCCCGAGTACGTCGCCGACTCTCCTAACTGGGAGGATTGGTTcgccctcgaacacgaggagcaacgaCGCTCGGGTGTCGACGTCGTCCCGCCGCCGTTCCCACTGGCGCCCCCGCAGGTAGAgccggaggacatggaggcggaggcggagtaccaagccgccctcgaggaggccctACAGCACGCGCTGGAGGCTAGCCGCATCGAGGAGGACGCAcactgggatgggctggagcaagcccttgcccTGTCGGCGGCGGGGGACTCCGTCCACAACCTGCTCTTCGtgtcgccgcctccgccgtcgccgaccGTACAGCCCAAGCCGGAGcgggagccggagccggagctatcgcgtaagcgctccccgcctccacccacttggccggaggaggcctactcatggacgggccagtaccgcgagtgggtgagcgcgcctcccGTCCACTTCGCCGCGACGCCGGAGGAAGAGGCGGCCCACCTCGAGCGATGGAAGGAGCACTGGCTCCGCCAGGagcaggccgacggcgaggagcagATGAGCTACGAGGCCATTCTCCAACGCGACGCGGAGGCGCtccggctcgaggaggaggaggaggagcgcgcgcggcttgccgcaatgccgccgccccagcagacgccggaggaggctgccctggcagcgtaccagacggcgttcgggtgggctggccctgctccggtcttcatcgacctcaccgacgacggcgacgtcgagggcaagggcaagggcaaggctgACGACGTCTAGGGCAACGTGCGGGGCGGCAGCAGGCGGGCGCAAActtttttaatattttatttaatgtTTATTAGATGTAGGTGGACTTTGGCCGGCGTTTGACCAGCCActtttatgtttaattatgtttatttcgAGTAACTTGTTTTTTTCTCACGCCGGCACATTTGGGTCGGCCTTCCCATTGGGCGGTCAAGCCGACCCATTTTAAAATGCGGACGCCGGAGTCCGCCTGGCCGactcaaacggacaaaaagcggacaaagcgcgcgttcgtttgggtcgccccgttggagttgctctaatagtGGTGTGATACTGCAAGCATCAGCAATGTCATCAGTAAAGATAAGGATTTGGCCCAGGTTTTTGTTAATTTTTTTCGGTTTGATGCGTCCTGCATGCATGCCGCCGAGTCGAAGTTTGTCGCGTTTCACATAGTCGCGCAGATTTCATGGCCATTTTGCACACCTGGAAATGACGCCAAGCAAGTGTATGCAGCTGAGGCGTCTATGAATGCCATCTgtaaagaagaaaaagagagagaggaacgAATGGATTGAACAGTAACTGCATTGACTGAAGAATAGGGTATTTATACCCATGTACAGGCGCGGTAATTACATAGTCGGTAACTGGCGGTTGCTAAACTAAACAACCGACCTAAGCATTGATTATTAGGATTTAATTAATccttaacactccccctaatctatGCTTCACTAGAAGAATCTACATCATCTTGATAGACTCCTTCCTAATATATGGCCGCCCTTGAGAAtgctcatcatcttcatcttcagaaatGCTTGTATAATCTTTAaagtctcctccaaaaaccctgtgggaaaaatatgaggagaatagtgtagatatgttgctaaaactcctttaaacccagtggaaaaaataagaaggagaaaatgatgcaacatataatgattattgtctCTTGATAACTCATATGAGAAAAACCTTTGAAGAAGGAGAAAAATCATTGGTGAGTTTAGAGAACAATGAATATGCTTTGTATACTTTCCTTTAAAAACCCCAACGAGGAAAACTTGAAAGTATTGCATATTATCTTAAAAAgatattgcctcattaaaaaccaTTATGAGAAACTTTGAGAGAAAACTCATAAGGAAAAGAGTGTGATCTGATATGTCActgaaaactcctttaaaacccaaTGGAAAAAATATAAAGAGAAACTGACATGACATATGTGAACACTTGTATCAATATTGTCTCATTAAAAACCTTTTATGAGAAACCATGAGGgaaaactcatgaagggaaaaagagtacaatataTGTAATTTGATGATTGTTAACAGGTTATAGTTTGGGAATCTCGAGGATATCTCATACCAATTTCATTGACATGAtcatgccattgtgaataatctgTTGGATTTTCACAGTATTTTACTTGCAAATTTTTCATCACTTTTCTATAATTCATCAGGATAAGTAATCTCGAGCAATATGCTTTGTGATATCGCTCTTCATATAATCTATATGTATTGAGTAACACAAGTGGTAgcatcttgataaatcaagttactTTATTCTGATGAATCTCAACGACATGGTTTTGAGTGTGGTTAATCATTCTGCTAAGCTACGCATATTTTCAATGCCTTTATATAAAGCAATTATGTCAGAATGATAAGTGGAAGTAGCCGTTAAATTCTATTTAGATGACTTCCATAAGAAGGCTATTCCATCAAATTTAGTCATTGATATGGCTTTGTTGGGATCAAGTAAAGAGCCAATATCATATATCATATCATGGTCAAATCTTGATTTTCCTGATGGAATTGTCCAAGATTTATTGTGAACTTGAGATATAATTTAATATTCCTCATATCGACCATATATGTTTTGTTGGTGTGATATATCCACATTGAACTTCTCATATATGTTTTGGATATATGTAGACTGATATGTATTCTTGAGAGAATGCTCAAGTTATAAACTTAAGCTAAATTTGGTTTAATCCAAATTTTTCGTCTTGAGATGATTTTGGGTGTGTTTAGGTCTTGTATAGACATTGATGATGAAGTCATTGATATACACTAAGTGATATAAGGAAATCAAATTTGGGATTCCCTTATTAACACATATGCAATCATCATTCTTTGAGTACTCCTTTTCAAGAAGGAACTCATTTAGTCGGTAGTACCATATGATTTCCGACTATTTCAAGTCAAAGAGTGACTTATAAAGTTTTACACAAAACTTGTTACGATTTGCTTTTGGATTCGGAAGTATAAGCCCTTCAGGGACTTGAATAGAGATTTCCGAAATGAGTGACTCATATGAGTATGTAGCCACTTCATCCATCAACTGCAtggatattattattattattattattgccaATGATATTTAGTATCGAAACATAATTCCGCTCATACCAAGAGGGTATGTTACATCATAATCGATGTTGGGTCTCTGCGTGAACCCTtttgctacaagcctcgctttctcaccacctcattgacTTTGTCTATGAATGAGAAGTTTTTAGTATTCCATATGGAAGATAGTTATGGGGAGTAGGTATTACTGCGGTAAATACTATTCATTTGTAGAGCGAGTACTATTCTTCATTACTTGCTTCCTTTTATGTGAACCAATATGAGTGCAAGAGGCAGTCTACCATGGATTTTGGTTCGGGGCCCAAAAGGTTTAGCAATTTGAGAAGAAATATATGTCGACAAGTGTAGTCTTTAGTTTATACGATTGTGATGGAATCATTGAAGTTTGTGGATAATATATTTATTCCTTTTTAACTCCTTGTGATTTCCTATAACAAATGGAGTCAAGGCGTTTCGATGTCCCGGCACCAAAACATTTGTGCACATTTATGTCgggctttggatgatgagcatccagTGAGGTGTCTTTCAACTTGATATTGGATTACATTTACTAGTTAAGGTTTTGATTTCCTCTGTTTCCGCGGAAGCATATGAGAAGTTATATCTCATGTTGTCAGATTTTCTCCCCCTCTTGCTCTGATTTGGGGATACGAGTGGTTTAtcaggtacctccactctttctgacACTTTACTACAGGAATATAGAATTTAATGACACCTTGTCATCAGTAAATGTATGTGGAAAATTTACAATGTGTTGCAAATGTATGATTCTCTAAACTTCTAGTTCAGattctttgagtacgtggatataaggattgaatgtcaataacatttctaatttatttctcggtattctttgtggtacttatctccccctaatgccgaaAATATCCTTATTGCTGATGCAATCAACATACGGGCTATGAATAATTTTGATTGACGGATAAattgttattcctcacatagatccctaaTTTTCGTGAGCGCCCATTGATGTATGCTGGAGTAGTGATATCGATATGTAACCGAATTATCACAGATGGGAAATACTTTGTTGATTTCCACGTAGTAACTACAAGGGGAAAGTAGTATGATATGCAGTTGGTATGATTTAGATCATACTTACGGTGTGTAAGGCCGTATGTGTCCAGCAAGAGGCTGGTAAATTTACAATTCTTTAAAAATGGTCATTTAATTCATTTAACTCTCTTTGATAAGAAATTTAGCTAAACCATTCTGGATATGTACATAAAGTACTTAATGCGAAAAAATGCTCATTGAATGAGTTCAACAACATTGTTCATCTGAATGGGTTTATAGatcctgttttcagcagaatttgctCTTACTTTGATAAGTTGAGAATTTTTTTAGTAAGATCATGCATGGTTGTGTGTGATAAGAGACACACTTTAAAACATTTTATGAATGTGTATATGAGTACCATGAAGTATCTAAATTACCCCGGATAATGGTTAAGCAATCCAGACATATATTTTGAATGTGTTCAAGGAATAATAAGTGTCTTGCTTACAATTTTAAGGTGAGAGTGCCTTAAAACTTATTTCCCCTATGGCACATGCGGTGCACATCAAATCTGATGATTTGGGAAAATTTGTAACTTGATAAGTTGTGACCAACAGGATTGTCAATAATTTTCTAATCATCCCCAAACCAGGATGGTTAAGGCTACCAAGCCAAATATTTAATTTATTAAGATCTAGAAAATTATTGTATACGGAACaatattgagtatgacttgattcaCACATTCAAAATTTATCGAATATCATGTCCGAGAAATAAGATATTGGACATCACACTACTTGTAGTAGAACAAGTATAGGCTAATAATATTTTGGGATAATTAAGAGATTACATGAGGTCTCCAATATTATTGAAAATTTTATTATGCAAACAGATCATTGTTGCAATGGAATTCACCATCCTTTTATTGCACTAGATTTTTGGTTCTCACCTTCTGATGAAGATTTGAAAACAATCATTTACCAGATATTTTCTGGTTGTAAGTTTGCAAATTTTAAAATTTATCCCAAATGTGTGGTGTGGTTTGACTATGTATTTGAGGGTTTGGTAATCATAGGTACGATGTTTGTATAACCACACATTTGACAAACTTGAGAGTTGTCTTTGTGATAGTTTGAAAACGATTTATTCCCTATTAGAAGTAATTCTGTCTTCAGTTGCCTCCACTTTACTTTGAATTTCTCATGGTTCTATTTTGTGAGCACTAAGTTGCACAAAATACTATACTAACAAGAACTACAGATAATGGAATAGAACCCGTTGGGTGAATCTGATGATTTTAAGAAATTACATGTTTCTCCATCATGGAAAATGGTAATACCATCATATGAGGATGTAAAGGGTATTAAGGGATTTTCAACCGGATTACATATGAAAATATTTGATCATGGGATCTCAACTTGAAATTGATTAAATGACAGAATTGTGAGCTGCGATAGACTTGAGGTCTTGAAAAACGAATGGGTGATCATTCGCGATGTGCTCATGGCAACATGTTTCTCTTAAGTGAAACATTCGAGATGAATAAACATTTGAGAACTAAGTGAAGTTGGTGACACATAAAATGCATATGAGCGTTGCAACTTTAGAGTCACCGCCAGGAACATAGACGTTGCATGTTTAACATTAGTTTAGTCACTATGAAAGTATAACCACAATGTGATGTGGACATTGCGAAAATGTTGAGACACTCAATCGGTACCATAAATTATGGGATCCATCTTGATGGATGGACGACACCATAATTATAAATAGTGGCATACGCTCCATTGCCATGTATTTTACTTATGTAATAGAAGGTAATTACCAGGATATGACAATACTTGCGTAATATTCTATGACTTTTTCAAGCAAAGTGAGGCTTAATTAACTAATATTCATGAAAAATATATGTTATTTCAGCATGTAGTGTTCATGCATGGATACCTTTTACTATGAGAGTAAATATCTTCTTTTTAGTGAACAACAACAATTGCTTCAGAGGAGCAAATTTTTACGATAGCTGATGCTATACACTCATATGTATAGACCTCAATTTATATAGGATAACACTTTGAAGATAGTCACCGGATGTGGTGTAGATCTCGCAgtaatagaaaacataatctgacttttgtcagtagatgttcataattctattaccttatgttatgctaaatatatgaaatcaCTTTGAAGGTAATCATCTATCAAAGTGACACGATGTAGACCTTACAATAATAGTGGATAGTCTGCAAAATTTGCAGTAGATGCCAGTATtaccttatgatatcttgagataGTCACATCTAATATTAATATTTGGAATAGCACTTTGAAGGTAGTCATCTTGTTAAAGTGACAAGATGTAGACCTCACAATAGTGGTGGATAATCTGCAAATGATGCAGTAGATGTCACCAATACCTTGTGGTTCACAAATAAAATTTCAAGATAGTCTCATACTATAATTTTGTAGTATGAGTTTACATCAACATTTGCAAGAAAAATATATTTCAATTGCCAAAATAGAGTGGTTGTACACAGTTACGTGTTATAGAGATTGCATGAGGCAAGAAGATTGAACACATTACAACTTTTTTAATATGCTTTACAGCAAGTACATAGATTAAAATGCAGACCAAACAAAGTCTGTAGACTTAAAACTGCAATTGCAAGTGTTAGAGACTGAATGAAAATTTCAAAAATCTGGGTACTAAAACATGCGGTTTAGTAAATCCCAGTTAAGTCTTATTGGATCTGAAACTGCAGGGGCAAGATATGATTATCTCTAAGTACAGGGTTGAATTGAATAAATTCCAAAGAAGATAAGATCCCCAATTTCTTATCCCGTGCGAGCGTCGTGGCCATGGTAACTGCTGCCGCTGTGCAGTGCGGGCAGACCGATGGTTGCGCCGCCGCGTTTTGCGCCTCGTGGGCTGCCTCTGCCCGGGCTGAGGACCGCGCTGCCGCACGCAGGCCGATGGCCGCCGCCGCGGAGCCACGAGACACCGTGTTTGCTGCCGGGCGTTGCCATGCCGGGCACCGGCCATTGGCCGCTGCCGCCGCTGTGCGTTACGCGCCTGGCCGCCTCATCGAAAAAGATGCAGGCCCGGAGTGCATCCTCCGCCACGCCGGGGCCGTGGTCCACGGCCGCCTCGGGGTGCAGCGCTGGGAGCAGCCGGGACGAAGGATGTCGCCGCTCCGCGAGGAGCCTAGCCGAGGTAAACGTCGACCGGGCCATGGGTTGCTGCCGAAGTTTGCTTTGGACGGCATTAAAAACGATGCACTAGAGGTTAGTATAACGAAATCGGAATTGAATCACCTGATTGATGTATGATGCAGAGTTGGTCTTTGCATTATTGTCGTTTTGTACGAGATGTGTCACAGGGATCTTGTATGTTTTCTTCTGATCCCCTTGTCGTTCTGTTGTTCTTGacctttctctgaattttgtgCTTTCTTTCTCTTTGCATCTGGTTTCTTCCCTGATCGAGAGACTCGCAGCGCCTGCACCTGTGCCGCGAACGCCTCGGGCTGATGCGGGAGGTCGAGGCCACGCGACCACGCGCCGTCTGGAGACCTGCGCCGCCGTGCCGCTCTGCAGGGTGAGGCGTGCTCGCACCACGCGCCGGAGGGCGTGGGCTGCCGCCGGGGACAACGAGATGCGTCAAGGAACGTTGGGCATCCGGTCGTGTCGGAGAAACCTTGCTGCCTCTCGGGCATCAAGGACGTCGCCGGTGACGGATTGATGTGGGTGGCCTAATCGCTCGCTCCAAGTTAGGGCAAAGTGCTGATAACGTgtaaagaagaaaaagagagagaggaacgAATGGATTGAACAGTAACTGCATTAACTGAAGAATAGGGTATTTATACGAGTCAATTACACCACAGGTGTCTGAACTTGGCAAGAAAAATCAGTTTGATGCTGAAACTTGTGGGA
This window contains:
- the LOC123130003 gene encoding uncharacterized protein, whose protein sequence is MVTAAAVQCGQTDGCAAAFCASWAASARAEDRAAARRPMAAAAEPRDTVFAAGRCHAGHRPLAAAAAVRYAPGRLIEKDAGPECILRHAGAVVHGRLGVQRWEQPGRRMSPLREEPSRGKRRPGHGLLPKFALDGIKNDALERLHLCRERLGLMREVEATRPRAVWRPAPPCRSAG